From Punica granatum isolate Tunisia-2019 chromosome 1, ASM765513v2, whole genome shotgun sequence:
aatattatgagTAGCTatgataatattataaaacgAAATGTTGAGCCACGGCCCGATCTCAAAATCACATCATGGTAAAGATATATTTACGATAGAGCTAATTAATGCTTGTTATTTCTAAACAATCAACCACGTGTGCATtggccaaaaaataaaaatagaaaaccaCGTGTGCACTGCATATCTTTTAATCAAACAATATTTGTATAAATTTGTTatgttatatatttaaataaattatcttGTCAAAAACCATTTTTCTACTGAGGTCCAAAATATGAATCCCCCTTAGCTATATACGTACCATAAAGTTATACGAGGCACCACATAGAAGATATTGTTGAGATTATTGTGTCccaatttaatattattgctAGATAACTTATTTCTTTGAGCCTTTGCTTCGGTTTTCAACCGAAAGATATTCAATTAATATGTCTGAACGAGTGGTTGTTTTATTTGATTTCACATGAAACAAGAGCTGTTATttagaagaaataaaaataaaaagaagggaagagagaatgtatttatttttcagtcTACATTTATTGTGAGCTTGGCGGGTCCGAAATGGGCAACAAACGAGACATTTTTAGTTGAGTTTGGGCATTGTTAGAAAAGGGGCAAGCCGTAGAGGCCAGCTAAGATTTTAGAcctatacacacacacacacacacacatatatgcatattttgAATATGCTGGAgatcacacacacacagatatatatatatatatatatatataaaatatatttgcgTATATCTATGCAAATGTTTGTTTCttatgatcatatatataatatttgttgGTAAATTGGAGTTGGTGACATGGTTTGGTGGAGAGGCaaccatatatacatatatataccatTTATCAGAACCAACTAGTTAGCTTGGAATATCTTATCATCTCACTAATTTTCTTGGAAAATAATCCATCTTAATTTGTTTCTGGTGATTTGTACATTATATAAAACCCTTTAATTAAAGAAGTTGGTACATTTTCATATTCGTGAGCTTACTTGCAAAGTAAGCCTTGACGGCAATATGCATGGTTGTTGGTACGTACATTCATATAAATATGATATGATGTGATTTCTTGTTTCTTAGTTCACCCATATTTATCCGGTGATTCCCGGTCACCGGGACACGCTCTCCCCCTCGTCGGATGTGCATGGGGCCGCTCGCACTGTGGCATCCGACAGTGAGGGGACGCGGTGTCACCCTCACCCGGGTCATCttggaaaattatatatatatatatatatatatatgtatgtgtgaaaaaaaaacatatatatatatatatatgcttcgCAAAATGcttgtcttttcttttaataattattaatgaaCTAGCTGCAGCTTCAGCTACTACTGCAGCTCCGCTGCTCCAGCTACTACTGCAGCTCGTCCTCGCTCCTATATTATGCCTTCcgtaatttatcttttttttttttcacccaaaagaaaTTGGTTCGTAATAATTAATGACATTGGGTTTCAGTCCAGTATttcgacaaaaaaaaaatctttccttTCATcgtataaatatatgtatttgcTTAATCCGCGAagagatattttcatgcactcctttatttagtttttcacTATAGCCTCTTTTAtaatcaaaacaaaaaaaaaatgacaattcTATATTAAACTTATTTATGTAGAAGACATGGATCGATCACTAATTACCCGACATGAGCTTAAACAGAATAGGTTCTTGGCttcttacatatatatatgtatggctTCATGTGATGATATGATATGGGAGGAAGCTTCTTATTGAGACACACATAcacaatattatatatgacaTTTATGCACCGTTGCTTTGTATAGGAGCAACTCTAGGTGAAGGGACAGGGGCAACAATGTCGGACGATGAGGATGATCTTCAGATGGATTACTCATTGGATCAGTCTGGAGCTGAGGGCCACGACATGATGGGATTTGGTCCTCTCCTTCCCACTGAATCCGAGAGGTCTCTAATGGAAAGAGTTCGTCAGGAGTTAAAGATCGAGCTCAAGCAGGTATTGCCTCATATATGCTTCATGTCAATTGGATACACCAGCTGATAATTAACACAGCTGAGAGGTCAAGCAGGCAAgctatatataaatgataCGTATATTTGGTGTATATGTGGATGTCATCAGGGATTCAGGTCGAAGATTGAGGATGTGAGGGAGGAGATACTGAGAAAGAGGAGGGCAGGGAAGTTGCCTGGTGACACCACCTCGGTCCTCAAGAATTGGTGGCAGCAACACTCTAAGTGGCCCTACCCTACTGTAAGCATATGATCATAACTATTATGAACTGCACCAAATAATATAGCATCCCCATAGGCTGATTTTAATGCATCTGGCCACTAGCCGGCAATGGGCAGTTTCTGATTAATTCAGCTGCGTCATGTGCATTGATCAACAAAACCAGAATACACATTTAAGTGCGGAATGCTTGATAAAATGTGCGGGTTCAATGGTTGATCAATATGAGAGCTATGTTTAGATATTTATGGATGTGataagtaataattattttcatagatAATTCGTTAATTATGTAACGTTAATGATAGTAATTAATTTGCATGCATGGCTGGAAATGAATGCAGGAGGATGACAAGGCAAAGCTGGTGGAGGAGACGGGGCTGCAGCTGAAGCAAATCAACAACTGGTTCATCAACCAGAGGAAGCGCAATTGGCATAACAACTCGTCCCACTCCGTCACTTCCTTGAAGTCCAAGCGCAAGAGGTAGACGTACATCATCAACATTACTCGCTCGATCATTCGTGTGATTGCGACGTATTATTAACACTACAATAACTAGCTAGAAAGTCGAATAGAAGTTAAGATGAACATCAACAAATCGATAGAAGTTAATCATCAGTGGCTGCTCATCTCCAGCTAATATGTGATTCAAGAACtcatcattaattttcttctctctttttacTGATATACAGTGTATGTATAGGTATAAAACTGGGGGGCTTTTATTGAATAGCTTTATTAACTCGACTTTTGTGCATTATGGAAGTCAATCTGTTAGGTCATTGCTTGCAGTGAtctattaattacttttcagGGATATGTACTTCAAATTTCTGGTTCGGTCTGCAGTCGAAATTAAATTTCCCTTGGGATATATATGGTTTGCATTTTGTATCATTTCCAGAGAGAAATGATGGATCCTCTTCAACACAGTTTGAAAGTACTTTTATTCATTAcgtatgctttttttttttctcattgtGTTATGCGTGCAAGAGCGATTCGAACCCACAGTTTTGGAGACTACTCACGATGCGTATGTGTAACTAAATTAGCCTTAAGAATTCCAACCAAATTTAGTAGAAATAGCTTTGAGCACTAGCGACCTACAAACTTATAGTTTTGAGTTTCATGGAGATTTATATGCTTACTTCGAGTTATCGTCACTTCTCTCAGCCTGATCGATATCGCGGGTTATTATATATCGAAAGGTTGAGATCACTTACCTTGATGCAAACAGATGAATGAGGGACAAGTAATATGGTTCCTTCAAGTGATGATGGCAGAGCctccatacatacatatatatatatatatatttctacggtgaattatgtatatatcttcCAACAGTTCCGAACATAAGATGTACGACTGAAATTTGAAATGCATGAGCGCATAAGTATCTGGAGAAAGTACTTAGGTTGGCTATGCTATGTTCGCAATGATCATTCGGGCGACACGGTTATCACACAGTCAATAGGGTTTGCATCGAGACATGGCATCTTCACCATTATTTGAAACCAGACGAAAGGCCCGCACATAGAATTATTATGACAATGAACTAATCAACTACCATTGTAAAAATATTACTTTACCTCATCAAGATATCATAAACTTGAAAAATAGGAATATAATATCAATAATGAAAAAGTGCATCTCTATCGTCTCCTTTATCATACAAAAACATTGAGTCGTCaattaaaaatgaagaaatttacgactaagaaaatgaaaataacaaATCATAACCTCATCACCTCAAAGTCATCAAGAAATCAACTAAATCCTTTTTCATATAAACAACTTAGTGGTAGCGAACTTTGTAAGTATGAAAATCAAGAGAGCAAATCATATCATCATCTGGTAGCAAAAGAGAAATATTTGTCCATAATATATAGGACTTTTGAATttaagtgatttttttaaCTTACAATAATTCAGATGTTTGGAATTCTATGGGTTGCGACCATTTGACTTCCTTCAGTTTGAATCTTTTGGACTTTGGTACGTTATGACCTTTAGACTTTTGCAATCTATGGACTTTTGGACTTCCATGAGCCAGGTGACACCACAATATTGTACCATTTGTCGTAATTCTATTGGCGAGACTCGAAAAATCACTCAACCTGAACACACATTTGTCCTACGTGGCTCTCTCTTACGCGTTGCTCCTCCTTTTATTATTGTATATGGATAGATAGCTGATTAGCCACATCAATCacctcaattaattaattattatctccTAACTCTCAACTAATGGCGAATCTAGTAGGCATCAGCCGGACCAATAATGTGTAAATTGACACCAGTCAGTTGGGTGTAAATGTTTTAATATATTCGTCGTGGAGAAGATACATACATAAGCATAAACTTTATCATCCATAACGCGTGCGACTAGATATATCAAGTGCAATTAGTGCAGTGGTTGACAGTTTCATTTAATAGCAAAAAATTCCATCCGTATAGTTTACAGATAGAACTGAATTAATGCGTCGATGGACATTTAGAAGAGTCGAAAATACAAATAATACTGCTGAATGCTCCCAATTGCCGGACGTGATTGTATAAAATTTGTTCGATGAAATGGTCGAAGATATGCATAACTAAGCATAGTATATGCCAGTAATAATCTCCTAATTAGCATTGTAGCTAGTATATATCACTGGGACCACTTAGAACATCGCCCTTTTTCTCGACATTTATATCAAACATTAAGTCAATGTTTGGGAGGGTGAAAACTCCActtggatatatataaatttcttaaattattatcattatagAATTCTTAGTGGGATGTCTATGCATGCACTGTTATGTTAGTAGGTTTGACTTAGTCAGACAACAAATATAACTGttagaaatttaattaaactATGAAACTTATTGAACACAAAATTAGATATTTTTTGGtcggttaaaaaaaaagagagagcttATGAATCTActacaaaaaaatgaaaaacaagcTAAATAAATTGATACAGGTAGTTAAGGCGTCCACGAAAAGTTGGACTCCGTTATGAGCAATTATCATATTCAAAATTGGCATTTGATGAAATCGAGGTTTtgttatatatgcatacatatcaCCAATATTTGAATGTTGTATAatgcttttcaatttttatcaaGGAAACTGATAAATGTTAGTGTCCAATTCtcattataaattaataaattttgattcattttttccatatgggattaatattttcaacaCTCGTCATCACGTGCTCATCTTCTGTGCTCAGGCGAGGGGgacactaacacgaggcgcactcttAACTGCATTTGGACATATTGGATTTGACGTGATGTGGGTGCGCACATGCGTATGGGTGCTCATACGCGTAACTTGGTCTCTGATACCttattgaatttccattgggctCATACGAGTTTGGactcatttccacttaaaagttcaaactAATAAGTATTGGTACCGAACTCTCATTATAAACCAATGGATTTTGATTCACCATTTCCATGTGAGATTAATACCCTCAACAATCCCATCTATAATTTGATCGATATTACATGGCGAATTTTCTTAATGAAAAGACAGCTTTTAAAGGAGAATAGTCAATTGAGATGAACTTACATAGGATAGACCAAGAAgaa
This genomic window contains:
- the LOC116188663 gene encoding homeobox protein HD1 → MQEQNHLAMMGGGRGGGGGIGGLAAGEGTVSAADLQKLKAEIATHPLYEQLMSAHVACLREATPIDQLPLIDAQLAQAHHLLRSYAAAAQQQHSLSPHDRQELDNFLAQYLIVLCSFKEQLQQHVRVHAVEAVMACREIENNLHALTGATLGEGTGATMSDDEDDLQMDYSLDQSGAEGHDMMGFGPLLPTESERSLMERVRQELKIELKQGFRSKIEDVREEILRKRRAGKLPGDTTSVLKNWWQQHSKWPYPTEDDKAKLVEETGLQLKQINNWFINQRKRNWHNNSSHSVTSLKSKRKR